GCTTGAAGCTCAGCTTCGCTTCCTCAGGTGAGATGCTGCCCATGGTGTAAGAGCGGGGACGCAATTCTGCTCAAGAGACCAGGGGAAAGACAGAAGAGCACAATTGACAAGTATTGTATACAGTTCAATTCGTAAGTTGGGATGGTAGTAATATAAAACAGAGCAGAATATATAAGAGGGATCAAGAAACGCAAGAAAGCTGGGGAAAAAGAGAGCTCGAGTATCACACTGGGGATTAGATGCCAAGCTAGAACATGAGAGAAATAATACAAACCAAATCCTGCTTATCATGAACTATATGACTCCAAAACACCAGTTCTTCTGATATACATTAGGGCATACTTCCCGATTCCTATGATAGGAGGTTTGCCGCGGGAAAGGGCCAGGGTTTTCCGTCCACAAGGCGTTCGGGAATTCAGCGTCGCGATTTTGGATCACTTTTCCCCGCTGATAACCTTGTGGACAATGTTGGAGGATCCAGAAGCCGTACGCCATGACATAACACAAACCTTGTCTCATCTATACATGGCGATGATCGTGTAGTCTTGTAACCCAGCTCCACTGGCAAGTAACGGAAAAGTGTCTTGCTTAACCCTTGCAttggcggagaagcagagacCCATCATCTTTCTGTATGATTGGACTGTGATCCTTTCTCCTTATCAAACGGAAACTCATtttctcatcattcttcaATAATGAGAGGCGGGAAAAGAATACTCTTTTTGACACCCTCACCATAGTCCGGATCACAACCGTAGCGTGCGGCCGAAAAGCTCCGTTTCGATGGCTCTGTCTTGTCTACACGAAGAATATCGAGAAGTTCAGTAGACTTACTGGGCATAAAAGGTTGCAATAGGATACCCGAAATTCGTAGGGACTCGGCGACATTGTATAGCGCTCGCTGCGACCCGGCTGGAGTTTTCCATGGCTCTGCCGCGTGGAAATACTTGTTTGTCTGCGGTTAACGACAATGAAAAGCGATGTCAGTCGGAGATAGTCGCGTCTAGTCGTTGTGATATGGACTCTCAACACTGACCTTCTCAATAATCGCCATGATGTCCTGCAAAGCGGCACGGGGGTTTAACTTTTCCATTTGTTCCGCCACTTTGTCAGGTGTCTGctccagaagagattgaTGCTCCAGATCTTCGGGCGTCGGCGCGGGCAGCTTGTCGGCGGCTGCGTCCGCAATGTACGAGCGCAGGTTACCCTTTGCACAACCAATTGTACGGTGGGTTAGGTTTCCAATGCCCCATTGGAGCAGCTTCTTGTAATCGCGGATAATGTAGGAGTTATCATAGTCGGCATCCCCCGCTAGTCCACCTTGgaaagcaaggaagaaacGCATGGTGTCGACGCCAAACCGATCAATCGCGAAAAAGGGATTCACCACATTCCCGGTGGATTTCGACATCTTTTCCCGGTTGATGGTCCAGTGACCATGAATGAGGACCCTCCGAGGTAGGGGCAAATCCAATGCCATGAGGAAGGCGGGCCAGTACACGCAATGGAAACTGACACGGCTGTCAATCTTTCGTCCCGCCCGTCACGCGGAAGAACAACTTACCGAACAATATCCTTGCCGATGACGTGCACATCGGCTGGCCAACCTAGTCGGCCCTCCTGaccaggaggaaaagggtaCCCAGCCTTGGTCAAATAGTTGATAAGGGCGTCTAGCCAGACATAGATCGTTTGTGTCTCATCACCCGGTACAGGAATGCCCCAGGTCAATCGCTCTACAGGCCTAGAGATCGACAGATCTGATAGTCCCGAGGAGACTGACTTGACGACGTCTGCCATGTAGTTACTAGGCGTGATGAAGTCGGTACTCCTGTACAACTCTAGAAGTCGCTCCTGGAAGGCAGACAGTCTGAAGTGATAGTTGGTTTCCGAGGACCATTCTACCTCTTTTCCCGTCTCAACTGAAACCTAGCATAGTGAGCGATTGTACCACCTGATAACATTCGGCTTCTAGGACCAAATaccattatcttccttccAGTAGAGGGGTCTAAGGAGTTCTGCACTTGTGTAGGAGGATAGAACGTTTCGTCGCTGACAGAATACCATCCCTCGTGCTTTGCAGTGTAAATATAGCCCCGGTGGTTCAGCATTTCCTTTCCCATTGTCAGCATGCGGGCCAAATAGCTAGCAGCATTTCCAACGAACCCAGAAGTATTGAACAGCTTCCTTGTGCGCCGGGTCGGTCGTCCGTATAAAATGATTGTAGTCAACATTTGCGGCTTTTGCTAACGCCTGAAACGCATTATCGCAAATTTAAGTAGAGGTCCTCATACGAGTTGCAAGGAGAGGCGACTGACCTGAAAGGTTTTGCAGTTCATATCACAAAAGGCTTGAGGGTCCATGCCTGCCGCGCTCGCGGCCTGCTGAATCTATTTCGCCCAAGTTAACCGCGTGAGACAGCCCCAGATCGAGCAGCAGAAGATACCTTCATTCCATGTTCGTCGGTTCCGGTCAACAGTTGAGCATCCTTATCTCCGAGAAGTACCCGCCATCTCTTCAGAATATCGGTGATCACCATAGTATAGAAATGACCAACATGGGGGGCTTTTCAGAAGATCGATCCCATCAGTACGGATTCGACACTGGGGTCCGCTTAGAGTTGATAGAGGCTCGTACCGGCATTCACATAGAATATTGGAGTCGTCACATAGTatggcttcttcaagcttTGCTCGGAAGTCGCTGTCGCTAATCGGCGCGCCGAAATGGCTTGAGTAGGACTTCTGCACGGAGCACATCCCCGCAATGGACGCCTATGGGCTACAAATTGACTGGCCCATGAAAGCGTACGGAGTCTCCCTTTAGAAAAAGCCATTGGGAAGCAATGGTGACACGGAAAGACGAAGTTGGTTCTGAAAGACAATTCTCATACTGGGTGACTTCTCGGAGCTCGATAATCTCCGGGTGGTCCTAGCTCCGTAAcactttttttcccttgtcAGTCCGTTCTCCAATACACAACCTGTCATTTTCACCTTTGCAGTCGTCAACCTCGGTCATATTCCTCAACCCAGGTATTTAGGGGACTTGAACATTTACAGTTCGTCTAGTAACTTCAATACCGTGTTGTTAACGTCTGTGTCGCGCATCTCGCTGTTGTACACGAAATTGTTGTCGCAGATTCCATCATCGACCTGAGCTTGCGGAATCTACATCCAGCTTAATCTGTCGCCAAAATGGCTACTCGAAGTGAAGATGTGCTCACAAGAGTGTCGACTGATGGTAGGTTGGGCCCTGCCAACATtgttttccctttctgaCTGTGTCTTTCCAGCTGCTACTGAATTTGTCCAATCCTTCTACCCCGCGCTACAGTCCAATCGCGCCGCAATTGCTTCATTTTACAGCCAGCCCACCTCTACGATCCTATTCAACGGAAACGCTGTCGCGGATGGCAATGCCGTCCAAGAAATCTTCGTCAACCAGATGCCCCCTACTCATTACGAGGTGCAGTCGTTCGATTGTCAGGTCATCAATCCAACGTACCCCACGCCAACAACATCCGGCGTGAAGCTCCCAAATCAGACGACCGTCAAGGACATGTCAATATTGGTGGTAGTAAGCGGTTATGTACGATTTGGGGAATCCAGAGATCTACCGCAGCGTGGCTTCAGCGAAACTTTCATGCTGGTGCCAAATCCTACAGCGGATGCCCCCAAAGGAAAACGCCGGAGAGAATGGCTTATTCAAACACAAAACTTTCGACTTGTCGTTTGATTAATGCATACTCCGACGAGGCGATTTGTCCGACATATCAACTTTCTTCGACAAATCCCTCATAACACGATTATCGCCTATTCACCCATGGAAGGCGCGCGCACTAGGTATCTCTGCTGGTTTGAATAACGAAATGAGTACAAAGAGAACGCCATGGAAATACAGGAACTGATTCAAAACACAACATTTCATAAAACTCAGGTCGTTGATCTCGGCGGTACGCGCAGATTCGCTCTGACACGCTCGAGTAATTCGTCGCGTGTGGCCTGCTCAGTGGGCAGGAGGGCTCTCTGCAGGTCGCCACCTGTTAGTTGCGGGAATCCCTGATGAGAGGAGCGAAACGTACATTGCGAAGCCATCTCCGCATCTCGTCGGCAGTCCAGTATTCAGGATCTTCTCAGAGACACACAGTCAGCCTTCTATTCCGGTATGGCAATGGCCTCGAATTGCTTACCTCCGGTTGGGTCTGGCTCGGACGGGAACATGTCACTACCCCAGATTGCCCACGCTGCGGCAGCCGTGACCATCCCGGCGAAACCTACATCTTGTCAGATTGATCCGTGTTGACTCAATTTGTGCGCCACCAGGGGAGGTTACCCAGGACAAGATTCTGGATATGTGTCAGCAAGTTGCCACTACGTTGGAATGTGGCTGAATACAGCAGGCTGGGGTAAGCTCACTTTGGAACTCATTGCTCGATCTAAGGCTGTGGGCATTTTTCCAAACTCTGGCTTGGCTTTCCTTGGGCGGGATCACGTCTGCGATGTCGGTTGTTGGTATTTGATATTATCTTCTGTTGTTATGATGTTTCGCACGAGTCAAAGCTTCCATCGTCATGATAGGAAAGCTGCCGCCTAGACCTTTGCACCGCCACTTGAACCTCCAACGCCACATTCTGGCGGCATCAACACCTCAGGCATCCACATCTCCTATCCTACTATAGGAAGAAGTGAGGCTTCTACCCCATTGTTGCGATTTGCTCAAGCTGCCAGCCCCGgtttgtcatgatcatcacTTCCTGTAGTTTTACTGGTGGCTTGAGTATGAAAAGAGCAACTCTAGATACAGTACCGTATAGCTGCAGTCCGTCTTGATAGATTTCTCAATACATCTCCCTGTTCGTTCCGGCCTAGCTTTCAGTGTCTTTACATGTAACAACATTTTCTCGGCAATTCAATCAAATTGTAAGAGGCAGCACCCCATATATGATGGTgattctcatctccaatGCCCAGGGTTGCCTTCTGGAGGCAAAACAGACTCCGAGTCCATTGTTCCAAGAGAGATCGGAGGAGCCGAAATGGCGCGGAGCTCGGAGATATTCCTCACAAAACAGCACCCGTTCGATATGACTTTGCACCAAGTCAAGAGGATGCTGCATCAGTCCATCACCCCAACCCGGTTGACAGAGATGCATCCAGAGTTATCGACAACATCCCGCCTTGGACTGTGCCGCCATGACAGTGGAGGCGACACCAGCCacgagaggaggagaggctGAGAGGATAGGCTGTGTggcgcagcagccaaggGTTTCCGACCGGCTAAACCCTAATCTGCCAGATTCCACACAATTGCCTCAAGTGTCCGTAGTTGCCCGTGTTGAGACTCTGTGAAAGTGACTGCACTCCATTCCCTCGCTCCGACTTTCTTCAGATCACCCGGTTTGCGTCCATACCCCCTGCCCACCATGCCTCGCGAAGTTTCCGATATCAAGCAGTTCATCGAGATCTGCCGCCGCAAGGATGCCTCCTGTACGTTTCCCGTACACGATTTGCCCGGTTTTATGGAGTAGGGCGATGTGAATAAGCTCGGATTAAGCTCCGTGGAAGGATTAGGATGGAATTGCATGGATGCTAACAGTTTGGTTTTCTCTTTTACAGCTGCCCGCATCAAGCGCAACCGCGCGACCCAGCAGATCAAGTTCAAGGTTAGATGCCACCGCTTCATCTACACCCTTGTCCTGAAGGACTCCGACAAGGCCGACAAGCTCAAGCAGAGCCTGCCTCCAGGTGCGTTGCCAACCTAAGTTCCTTCTCGAGTTACCCCAGTCACGCATCACTGTTTTTGGGAATAGTGTGCAGTGATAGAGTTGATGAGGGGAATGAGAAAACAAGCCGCGTTTCTACTAGGGATATCAAGCTAACGCTACGTCTTGCAACAGCTCTCAAGGTTGTCGATGTGTCCAAGGgtgacaagaagaaggctctgTAGATACCTTCAGctgaaggggaagggtgatTTGAGCTCGGTCAATGCAGGAAACAACTACCAAAAGCGAATCGGCATGGGCATGATCTTTTGTGGGTCGAAATTAGAATGACAATTCAGCTTATGCGGTGAACTTGTTTTTCTTCACGACTGTTATTGAACACGTCGAAACGTCAGGGCAGATGGCATTTTCACATCAGCCAAACGACCTACCTTACCTGCACCTACCACCAGGGGCTGCTTTGTCGGAGCTCCCTGGGCTCTACAACTTAATGGAGAAAAACAGTTGAAAACTCTTACCTATCTTCCGCGTCCCGGACATGCTGAAACGAGTAGTTTCACACACATGAATTGTGACATGTATCGCCGTGGATAGAACACAATATTTCTATCCGGTATACTTTGTAGATTTCGACCATATGACGCAGGATAGCTTTAATTGTTTCCCTGGCGTGCACGCCCATTAGGCACAGGAACTGTAGGGTGGACATCATACTGTGCTGCCTCCTCAGTGCAGACGATGGGGCACTTAGCATTATTATCTGAAGCCATATGAGTACGGGACTTGGACAGCAGCCGGTACAAAGTGGGCAGAAGTGGCTTGCTGATCTTGTCTAGACTGTTGTCGAGACTTCAGGCGACATCTGACCTGTGTGTATCTACTTGGCCTCTAGGGATTCTGAGAAATGACTGGACTCCCAAGTCCCGCCTTGTTGCCGACCACAGCTAACTACTAAGTAGAAATTCAGCCAGAAGATCGCTTCTCATTGGATCTTTACATTTCCTCCAGTATCGGGTTTATTGTCCACGTCCCACAATCTTCAGTATGTCGTATCAGCCATGGACAGACTTAGGCTATATTATGTCTTGGCAAGGTGTGATGAAACATAAACCCCACGGCTCCAATGCCTCCCTCTCATTTTAGCGAGTCAGGAGAGACGACGATCATCATGGCTGACTCTCGGCCATGAAGGCTACGCATAAGGAGTTTGTCTGCACGGTAACTGGCATCAGGTGATGAATCAATCATGCGCTTACTCGAGCGGTCGTGTGTGATATCGATGGGGGACAACTCCAAAGTAGAAGCTCAGGAGCCTGCCATTGAAAGTAAGCATCCGCGAATCAGATCAATAGTTGGGACATCGAACGCTAATCATTTCTCTTCAAGGCACGGCAGATCACGAGCAGACGAGGCCACTTATATATGGGGTACCCTCCCTGATCTCGGTCTGAGCCGCCTTAGAAGCCAACACGGCAAAAGAAACTGCGACGTAACCGTTTCAGGCACGGATCCCAAGGCAGGAAGGCACAGAGGCTCGTATATTGCCGTCGGCCCGTGTGTCCGGCAAAACCTGGGGGATCGTCGCTTTCCATACAGGGAGCGCTTGGCTGTGCTCTGTGCGGCATGCCCAAcgcctcctcttcatcaaagaGAAACATCTGGATGTCGTACTAGTCCAGTCGGATGACCAGGAGTCTCAGCATGTCGCGATGGTCTGGCGTATTGTGCATTGTGCATTGTGAAGACAAATGGATCACTATGCGGTCTGTGTTGAGAtttcgctgctgctgagccgTGATACTCGGTGTGTCGAGGGCACCCACTAGGTTAAGGCGCTGTATCCGCCGTggtggaaggagaaagatgcTGATGCATCTAACGTTTCTGGACGGTTCCAGTAGCAAGGTCTGAGGAAAAACCAGGGCATGGGGCTGTGGCTGCACGGTACATGCATTTAGAGGCAAAAGTGGCCGGCGTCAGGGAACATTTCCATATTGCAAGGCTGTGGAGCGCCAATGATTTATGGCAACcatgcatgcatgcagcCATTGGCGCCGGGATTACTCGTAGCGTTCCTATctgccgaagatgaagaagccAATCTGGTGATTCAGGAGCCCTTGTATCAGAGGGATGGATAATTTCTTCAGTTATGCCGGCTGCCCGCCAGGACACTTTCCAGGGGGGGTGGGGGTGGTTCTCGTACCATGCACTGTTGATTATTGCAAAGGTCGAAGCTCTTCAGAATGGGTATAAAAGGGCCTGAGAACTCGCTCGTAGCTGTAATCTGTTCTGTTCTCTGTGCTCAACCAAagcgcttcttcctccagacgCCCCCCATCAAGCAGGTCTTTAATCATTGGCTGCTACTGCTTCTGACTGTTCTGTGAAGTTTACCTTCTACTATAAGACAGCATGACTTTGTCCAAGATCACTTCCATTGCTGGCCTTCTGGCCTCAGCGTCTCTCGTGGCTGGCCACGGCTTTGTTTCTGGCATTGTTGCTGATGGGAAATAGTATGTGCTTGAACCACACAAATGACAGCTGCAACAGCTAACTTCTATTCCAGTTACGGAGGGTACCTTGTTAACCAATACCCCTACATGAGCAACCCTCCCGACACCATTGCCTGgtccaccaccgccaccgACCTCGGCTTTGTGGACGGCACCGGCTACCAGTCTCCGGATATTATCTGCCACAGAGACGCAAAGAATGGCAAGTTGACCGCAACCGTTGCAGCCGGTTCACAGATCGAATTCCAGTGGACGACGTGGCCAGAGTCTCACCATGGACCGGTACGACGccgaagagaagagaacaTATTGTGACCAGATAGGCTAACATAGCATAGTTGATTACTTACCTCGCTCCATGCAACGGCGACTGTGCCACCGTGGACAAGACCACCCTGAAGTTTGTCAAGATCGCCGCTCAAGGCTTGATCGACGGCTCCAACCCACCTGGTGTTTGGGCTGATGATGAAATGATCGCCAACAACAACACGGCCACAGTGACCATTCCTGCCTCCTATGCCCCCGGAAACTACGTCCTTCGCCACGAGATCATCGCCCTTCACTCTGCGGGTAACCTGAACGGCGCGCAGAACTACCCCCAGTGTTTCAACATCCAAATCACCGGTGGCGGCAGTGCTCAGGGATCTGGCACCGCTGGCACGTCCCTGTACAAGAATACTGATCCTGGCATCAAGTTTGACATCTACTCGGATCTGAGCGGTGGATACCCTATTCCTGGTCCTGCACTGTTCAACGCTTAAGCGGCGTGCCATGTTTGATCTCCCTCGCCGGCCAGGACACTGGCCGGATTGGTGGCTTGTTTGAGGGGAGGAGAGCAGTGTTGGACGACGGCTGGGACAAGCGTTGGCATATGTGTGAATCAAAGTTTCCTTTTCTTTATGTCCCTTCGGTCATCCTTTTAGTCCTGTCTTGATGATTGTGGTTGAATCTATTCAATGTATATATTCTCCACGAAGTTACTGGAATACGACGTC
The Aspergillus fumigatus Af293 chromosome 4, whole genome shotgun sequence DNA segment above includes these coding regions:
- a CDS encoding methionine--tRNA ligase MSM1 — protein: MAFSKGRLRTLSWASQFVAHRRPLRGCAPCRSPTQAISARRLATATSEQSLKKPYYVTTPIFYVNAAPHVGHFYTMVITDILKRWRVLLGDKDAQLLTGTDEHGMKIQQAASAAGMDPQAFCDMNCKTFQALAKAANVDYNHFIRTTDPAHKEAVQYFWEMLNHRGYIYTAKHEGWYSVSDETFYPPTQVQNSLDPSTGRKIMVSVETGKEVEWSSETNYHFRLSAFQERLLELYRSTDFITPSNYMADVVKSVSSGLSDLSISRPVERLTWGIPVPGDETQTIYVWLDALINYLTKAGYPFPPGQEGRLGWPADVHVIGKDIVRFHCVYWPAFLMALDLPLPRRVLIHGHWTINREKMSKSTGNVVNPFFAIDRFGVDTMRFFLAFQGGLAGDADYDNSYIIRDYKKLLQWGIGNLTHRTIGCAKGNLRSYIADAAADKLPAPTPEDLEHQSLLEQTPDKVAEQMEKLNPRAALQDIMAIIEKTNKYFHAAEPWKTPAGSQRALYNVAESLRISGILLQPFMPSKSTELLDILRVDKTEPSKRSFSAARYGCDPDYGEGVKKSILFPPLIIEE
- a CDS encoding putative nuclear transport factor 2 domain protein, coding for MATRSEDVLTRVSTDAATEFVQSFYPALQSNRAAIASFYSQPTSTILFNGNAVADGNAVQEIFVNQMPPTHYEVQSFDCQVINPTYPTPTTSGVKLPNQTTVKDMSILVVVSGYVRFGESRDLPQRGFSETFMLVPNPTADAPKGKRRREWLIQTQNFRLVV
- a CDS encoding 60S ribosomal protein eL38 — its product is MPREVSDIKQFIEICRRKDASSARIKRNRATQQIKFKVRCHRFIYTLVLKDSDKADKLKQSLPPALKVVDVSKGDKKKAL
- a CDS encoding lytic polysaccharide monooxygenase auxiliary activity family 9 protein; this encodes MTLSKITSIAGLLASASLVAGHGFVSGIVADGKYYGGYLVNQYPYMSNPPDTIAWSTTATDLGFVDGTGYQSPDIICHRDAKNGKLTATVAAGSQIEFQWTTWPESHHGPLITYLAPCNGDCATVDKTTLKFVKIAAQGLIDGSNPPGVWADDEMIANNNTATVTIPASYAPGNYVLRHEIIALHSAGNLNGAQNYPQCFNIQITGGGSAQGSGTAGTSLYKNTDPGIKFDIYSDLSGGYPIPGPALFNA